GGTCGCCGGCCGGACCACTCGCCCCGGCTGGTCAGCGGCCGCAGGTCGAGCCGGACACCCGCCCGGGCGATGCCCGACCAGGCCCGCCCCACCGGCGAGTCGGCGAACCGGGCGGCCGCGGCGGGCGAGTCCCACACCGTCAGCGCGGCCCAGCGGGTGAGGTCGGCGTCGCCCGGCCCGAAGCCGGTGCCGGTTCCGGTGCCGAGCAGCTTGCCGAACCGTACGCCCGGCAGGGCGCGCAGCCGGCGCGGGTCGAGCGCCATCCGGCCCAGCACCCGGGGCAGGGCGGCTCGGGAGACCCGCCACACGTGCAGGGTGACCAGCTCAGGGGTATTTTCTGACCCGTTCACGCCACGTCGGTCGGGGTTCCGCCGGTGATCCGCAGCAGTTCGGCGTGGCTGGTGGGGAAGACCGCCTGCGGCACGCCGCCGGCGGCCCAGACCTCGTCGTACTTCTCCAGGGCGGTGTCCACCAGCGTGCGCAGCGGGCGCGGGTGGCCCACCGGGGCGACCCCGCCGATCACCTGGCCGGTGTGCTCCTTGACGAACTGCGGGGTGGCCCGGCGCAGCCGGGTGATGCCGAGCCGGGTGGCCAGGCCGGCGGTGTCCACCCGG
This is a stretch of genomic DNA from Micromonospora sp. WMMD1082. It encodes these proteins:
- a CDS encoding YbaK/EbsC family protein; the encoded protein is MQSHPNVRAVQDALDGAAARNGSGAPATVRLLPDAVHTAAAAAEALGVDVGAIANSLVFDADGAPLLVLTSGAHRVDTAGLATRLGITRLRRATPQFVKEHTGQVIGGVAPVGHPRPLRTLVDTALEKYDEVWAAGGVPQAVFPTSHAELLRITGGTPTDVA